In Commensalibacter nepenthis, a single window of DNA contains:
- a CDS encoding DUF2345 domain-containing protein has translation VVFSDDQSKYVFGNSLPIRNPAGSGMNDNAILSVWGIKVHHNLVQAGAKVKDYNYRTANATQNSQTDSWQPDQTTYGVPYHYGDRYLERGADIDPEIETGSFHARLHNERYKNNQVRITGKTNDPSLYPGKVLDLEGGSEDPALKYGFLIVSTTNKGSRNGKYEMSFEAIPYSDQIGFRPKLLERPHIAGTIPARVSSTEKFDTYSHIDEMGRYKVYFDFDLDTWDKGKESLWVRLAKPYSGGTYGFHWPLLDGTEVAIAFEDGDPDRPYIAYALHDSANGDHVTIQNYKRNVLRTPSNNKLRMEDERGKEHIKLSTEYGGKTQLNMGHLVDSSRQKRGEGFELRTDKWGAIRANNGIFISADGRQKASSTSLDMIEATGQLSAALNQAKQLREAADASKATGLDTSNLMTLIESAITMLQQASVLISAPAGIAQTTPSTIQHNAGRNVITTAGKDVSLNAKNNVTMAASEEISLFAHNKDLRAVAGYGKVELQAQSSQMNLDAKMDITLTSHDGKIQTFSPKEINLICGAKCFIKLTPDQVIMNAPDHIIHKTAVVIKQNPGSMPIDPPLMPQPISKPSFKFSK, from the coding sequence TGTGGTCTTCTCTGATGATCAAAGCAAATATGTCTTTGGCAATAGCCTTCCTATTCGTAATCCTGCGGGTTCTGGCATGAATGATAATGCTATTCTCTCTGTCTGGGGGATTAAAGTGCATCATAATTTGGTGCAGGCAGGGGCGAAGGTTAAGGATTATAATTACAGAACGGCCAATGCCACTCAAAATAGTCAGACCGATAGCTGGCAGCCCGATCAGACGACTTATGGGGTACCCTATCATTATGGGGATCGGTATTTAGAAAGAGGTGCAGACATAGACCCCGAAATCGAAACGGGGTCTTTTCATGCAAGGCTTCATAATGAGCGTTATAAAAACAATCAAGTGCGCATTACAGGGAAGACCAATGATCCCTCACTTTATCCTGGAAAAGTTCTTGATCTTGAAGGGGGATCAGAAGATCCAGCCTTGAAATATGGCTTTTTAATTGTCTCTACGACCAATAAAGGCTCAAGAAATGGCAAATATGAAATGAGCTTTGAAGCCATTCCTTATAGCGATCAAATAGGCTTTAGACCTAAACTCCTTGAAAGACCGCATATTGCAGGCACCATCCCAGCCAGAGTAAGCAGCACGGAGAAGTTTGATACGTATAGCCATATTGATGAGATGGGACGCTATAAGGTCTATTTTGATTTTGACTTAGATACATGGGATAAGGGTAAAGAAAGCCTGTGGGTGCGATTGGCTAAGCCTTATAGTGGGGGAACCTATGGCTTTCACTGGCCACTTTTAGACGGGACAGAGGTTGCCATTGCGTTTGAAGATGGCGATCCTGACAGACCCTATATTGCCTATGCCCTGCATGATTCAGCCAATGGCGATCATGTCACCATTCAGAACTATAAACGCAATGTTCTAAGAACGCCATCCAACAATAAGCTTAGAATGGAGGATGAACGGGGTAAGGAACATATCAAGCTCTCTACGGAATATGGCGGTAAGACCCAGCTCAATATGGGACATCTTGTCGATAGCTCTAGACAAAAGCGTGGGGAAGGCTTTGAACTCAGAACCGATAAATGGGGAGCGATTAGAGCCAATAATGGCATCTTTATCAGTGCCGATGGACGACAAAAGGCCTCCTCAACCTCTCTAGATATGATCGAAGCCACAGGACAGCTCAGTGCAGCACTCAACCAAGCCAAGCAGCTCAGAGAGGCAGCCGATGCCTCTAAAGCGACAGGGTTAGATACTTCAAACCTGATGACACTGATCGAAAGTGCCATCACCATGCTGCAACAAGCTAGCGTCCTGATCTCAGCCCCCGCAGGCATTGCCCAGACCACGCCATCCACGATCCAGCATAATGCAGGGCGGAACGTCATCACCACAGCTGGGAAAGATGTAAGCCTCAATGCTAAAAACAACGTCACCATGGCAGCGAGTGAAGAAATATCCCTCTTTGCCCACAACAAAGACCTCAGAGCCGTCGCAGGATATGGCAAGGTTGAGTTACAGGCGCAAAGTAGTCAGATGAATCTTGATGCTAAAATGGATATTACGCTGACCTCACATGATGGCAAGATACAGACCTTTTCTCCAAAAGAGATCAATCTTATTTGTGGAGCGAAGTGTTTTATCAAACTGACACCAGATCAAGTGATTATGAATGCCCCAGATCATATCATCCATAAAACAGCCGTAGTGATTAAACAAAACCCAGGGTCAATGCCGATTGACCCCCCTCTTATGCCTCAGCCTATATCAAAACCTTCATTTAAATTTTCTAAGTAA